The following DNA comes from Capsicum annuum cultivar UCD-10X-F1 chromosome 7, UCD10Xv1.1, whole genome shotgun sequence.
TAAAGGGGACAAATTGTGTCCTCAAACTCTAGATGTCAGATTACTGGACAAGATGGATCAGTGCTATTTCTCTTTTATTCTACTATTTCCTGTTATTGAGTATATCTTCGATATGAATCTTCTCATTGTGTAAGGTGGAAGAAGGAAACACAACTACATTAGTAAATGTTGTTACTTTCTTAATATTTACCCAGTCAATACGGAGAGGCCGGGCCTCAAACAAAGTTTAATTTTCCATTTAGTTTTAAGAGCTTTGCCAAAGCATTCAACTGCTAAATCCTCAAAACTACATTAGTTTTGATTTCTCAATTATCAGtagatattatttctttttctgtggTGAAGAAATAATGGGGTTTATCTTTCCACTGATGGGACCATTTTGACCAATTCCAAGTCTCAATTCAATTATTGTTCAGCCTTGCGGGCAAATCAGGCCACTGGACTTTCATTTTCTTTGTGATATTACTCCAGtaaaaaagtaattataaaattaacatattaaacataaaatttattacCAATTTACTCAATTGAGCCTAGTAGACGACCAAATTAAGCCGAACTTAGCTATACTTTGACCAAGGCTAATTAGCGACTTGATTGATTTTATACAGTTGGAGGGCCCTAAATTCATCAACTGTATATATTCATCCTGTCTTTGTGAATCTTGGTCTTGttcacaatttaaaaaaaaaaaaaaaaaaagaaagaaacccACTAGGATTGATACGAGTCGAAGGGGCATCATACGTGAAGACTCAAGTTTGGGGTGCCTAACCCGAGAGCAAGcattgaagtgtgaagaaggaCTTCAAACACTCCAATGCCGCCCCAAATAtacactccaaggccgcccctTAGTAGtgttcattaagggtgttttggacattttccttAGGTAATAGCTTAGCCTATAAATAGATAACTtaggtcatttttcattaattagttgtttattgatatggaatgttgaaagaacatgtcttcTCTCTTGAGACAGAGAGAGTGAAACCGAAACTAGGGTAGCATTAGTGTGGATTCACTAATGTTGCAAAACTTGGCTAGAAACGTTGTGCTTGAGTGGTGTATTCCCTCTTTATCTCCATAAGAGTGTGGTGCTCCTATTGTGAGTCTTAGTGGgttttaggatttgatacatcctttAGTTCCTAAagcttgtaatagtgtatgtctcactatctatcctttatttttatatattagttTCAGTTGTATGTTCTTTGTTCTAGTGAAACGTTGATGTTTGCTTCCACTtgtgttgttgttcatcttgttgtctCGTGTTGTTGTTGCTGCCGTGGTGTTGTTATCACTTGTTTCCATGTTTCATAGTTCGTTCGTTATCAAGGATGCAGTGTAATGGGAAAGCTAGCAGGAGATTGTTTAATTGCCATACCTCATATTTAGCTTGAGGATGACAACTTTAATTTTCAATCGATATAATTAACTAGAActacacatataaaatattcaaTCCGAAGGGAATGTTTTGATGTATGATGATAGTTCAGGTAAGAAAAGGTAAGGCATAATCCATAAACATGCCCTTTAGCATAGCGCCAGTTTGCATATATGTCCTTTTAACTTTCGATGTGCATAAGTAGGCACTTAAACtcgtataaagttgaacaaatagacATGCTCATCCGACATGGCTTAATACACGTAGGACACCACGTAAGATGCAATATTATAATGTAGGGTTTCACGTAGGATTCATGTgtctatttgttcaactttatacacgTCTAAGTTCCTATTTGTGGACATCCAAACCAGCGGAGGCCAAGTTAAAGGGCACATTTATATATTATGACAAAAGGTAAAAGCTGATAGTTGGGGCGTAAAACTTACTAAAGAGTGATAGTTCGGTGTATTTTTGACCATTAACTCTAAATAAAATGAGAAACCATTGTTATAGTCTAAGTTGACTGCATAAAATAGTGCTGGAAGTAAACAGAATGGAAGAAATTATGTGATGCCTATCTACTGAGCAAAGATTGAAAGAGACCTTAGCTAATTTAGAACTGATTTAGAGAGCAAATTACAATTATTGTATGCTCATTTTCTTTCTCCAACTATACACAACAAGAAGGTCATATCCCCAACAAAGGTACAACAGCAAGATTCCATATAGTTTATCGGCTTCGTTTAGAAAACAATGCTTGTAGAACACAAATTGGGTTTTCCTATCCGTCTcttcatttattttctcttttgttcATCTCAGTTTGCTTCATCACAACTTCCATGGCAGTACAACACCAGTCTTTTGAATTCTACTGCCGGGCTTTCCACTTCCTGGACCAACAGGCCATCTCTCACTGGTAATTCCACCATCGTCGCCTCTCGTATGACACCTATACTTCATCGAGGAAATACCGGACCACGATTCCTCTGTGGCTTTGCCTGCAACTTCAATGTCACAGAATGCTTTTTTGGTGTCATCTTGTTCCGCACAAAAAACGAATGGGTAAACTACCCCCAGTTAGTTTGGTCAGCGAACAGGGACCATCCTGTGAATAAGGATGCAACCTTGAAACTAGGTCAAGATGGCAACTTGGTCTTGACAGACTCCAATGGCACTCTTGTTTGGTCCACTAATACTGCTAGCAAATCTGTTGCAGGCTTGAACTTGACAGAAATGGGAAATCTTGTGCTCTTTGATAAGAGAAAGCGTCCAATTTGGCAGTCTTTTAATCATCCAACGGATTCTTTGCTTCCAGGGCAGAATTTGGATTCTGGGAGAAAGCTCGTAGCAAGTATTTCAGCATCCAACCAGAGTCAAGGTTTGTTTGCTCTTACTGTTCTCAATGGATTCTGGGCCACTTACACAGATACTGATCCACCTCAATATTACTATGCTTCAAGATATCCGGTTAGttcttatttcagttttgatggTCAAACCCTTACTGCTCTACAATATCCTAATACATCGACAGCTCAATTCATGAAGCTAGGGGCTGACGGACATTTAAGGATATACCAATGGGACGTCGTTGATTGGAAAGAGGTATCCGACATTTTGATGCCATATGCAGGAAACAGGGGAACCTGTGGGTATCCAATGGTGTGTGGAAGATATGGCATTTGTTCAAATAATGGGCAATGTACTTGTCCGGCAGAGGAAAAGTTCTTCCGGCCATTTTCTGAGAGGAAACCAGATCTTGGATGTTCACAGCTCACTTCCATTAACTGCAACTCTTTGCAGTATCATAGTTTTGTAGAGCTAAAGAATACcacatatttttcattttatttcaatcaTGAACTAAGTTCCAGCATATTATGGCTTGAGGGGAAACAGTTGGAAGATTGCAAAAGGGCCTGTCTGAGTAACTGTTCTTGCAAAGCTGCTGTTTTTGAGTATGATTGGAATTGGAATGGGACTCGAAGAGGGAATGATTGGAATGAGACTCGAAGAGGGAACTGTTTGTTACTGAATGAAGTCTTCTCTCTCATAGACAacgaagaaagaaaagacaagacAGTATTTCTTAAGGTTCAGAATCCCTCAAAGGCACAGACTCAGTCTCCAATCATTCCTGGAGGAAAGAAATCaagacctttcaaagtgataataGGAGCTACTCTTGCagctttgtttgggataattttaagcATAAgtagttgctttgttattttcaaaaagaGGACATATGAATCCAGAAAGTCTGGGGATTCTCTTGATCTAGAACCAATCTTACCGGGAATCCTAACTCGATTCTCTTACAATGAGCTGAAAATAGTTACACAAGATTTCAGTAGAAAGCTCGGGCAAGGAGGATTTGGCTCTGTATATGAAGGAATGCTGAGCAACGGAACCAAAATAGCTGTGAAGAATCTGGATGGTGTAGGTCAAGTAAAGGAATCATTCTTAACAGAAGTAAAGATAGTTGGCGGAATTCACCATATCAATCTGGTGAAACTCCTTGGATTTTGTGCTGAAAAAAGCCACAGGCTTCTAATATATGAGTACATGGTGAATGGATCGTTGGATAGGTGGATTACGCATGTAAAGCAGGAAAATGGGCTTACATGGCAGACAAGGCAAAGGATAATATCAGATATTGCCAAAGGTTTAGCTTATCTTCATGGTGATTGCAGTCATAAGATAATTCATCTGGACATCAAACCACAAAACATCCTCCTAGATCAAAATTTCAATGCTAAGATATCTGATTTTGGGTTATCAAAACTAATTGATAAAGAAAAAAGCAAAGTAGTGACTCGAATGAGAGGAACACCAGGGTATTTAGCCCCTGAATGGTTGAGGTCGGAAATCACTGAGAAAGTTGATGTGTATGCCTTTGGAATTGTGCTCTTGGAGCTCTTGTGTGGGCGAAAGAATTTGGATTGGTCCCAAGCTGAGGAGGATGTCCATTTGCTAAGTGTTTTTAGGAGAAAAGCAGAACAACAACAGCTCATGGATATCGTCGACAAAAAGAACGAGGATATGCAGATCCATAAAGAAGCAGTGATAGAAAGGATGAGTCTCGCTGCATGGTGTCTACAGGGTGATTTCAACAAGAGGCCCTCCATGACATTGGTGGTTAAGGTATTGGAAGGTTTGGTTTCTGTTGAAACCAACCTAGATTACAATTTCACAAGCCAACCTGAGGTTGAGGCACGCAACCACCAGATGGAAGCCACTAGCGGTCCAAAACTACCTTCAGTTTTATCTGGACCAAGGTAAACAAAATTTCTAATTCCATCATAACTTCGATTACAATTCATTAATGTAATATTCAGCAGAGGCAAACCAAGGATTCGAACTTGACGGATGCACCTTTATATTTAACATAGTAATTAATAGTGTCAAAGTTCGACATGCAGTTCTTTGAAAacttattaattatagtattttataagcaaacttttaatattattgaatatcattaattagatttaatatgaaaaaagtgTGTTATCCATCATACTTGAATTCAATGCActtgtatattttaaataataataaaaagttttgaaaaatatgaaattcgagAGATTTGTTTGCTAGATGGTTGTACGAAAAACGTTTGgtttaagcctatctcaaactttaaattactaattttttaaataaaaaataagtcaatgattaaaagataaaagaaataaatatttatagtacAAGATAGGGAGAATATCTACATTTTGAAGTTGGAGTGgagcttgtattttgaaataaaatgaaaaatacagtAACAATGTCCACAatacacaaaagaaaaaagaaaaaatgtaaaataaatgaTTACTAAGTAGGAATTTTTTTTAATcgattgatatatatatatgtgtgtgtgtgtgcactTAAAATTCCAAACAGAAAACAACAGACATATAGTGTATTTGGAAAAAGAAGCAATAAAAAAACGTTGTTGTTGGGCTTCGAACCTGAGTCATCATAAGAAAGACTTTACTTGGCATGCTCAACCATCTTACCAATCAAATCAATTGTTTGTAGGGTACACAACCTATATTTAACATAACACCctgatatatatacaaatatacaaactaTATATACAAAGATTTTCTCGAGGCTAGCGGGTGCACGTGCTGCCAAGGTAGGTCCGCCTCTGATATTCAGTAATTTCACATTAGATTCCTGGGCTTCATGTACTATCATGTAGAGGTTCCTCAATTCATATGAGAGGAGATATAATATTTGTGGTGTTTTAGCTACTGACCGTGTGTTTTAACTGCTGATATTTTCATTAGGGACTTCAACTGGTTATGTCCAGGAAGCTTTACTGTGACATGTTATATCACAAAAAGGTCCCCAAAGCAAGTTTAGCTGTTGGAATATCTTACTTGTAGAAAGTGATAATATTAGGTAGAATGAGTAAGGCACGGCCGTATTACCTTGCTTTACTAGGCATAATATAGGAAGGATAACCCCTCTATATAACAAGATGTAAAATATTTGTAGAGAAAATCACGTAATCAGGGATTAGCATCGATTTTGTACAGCAGACAACGCAGATGAATCAGCAAAACATGAGATGTGATGTTACTCTAACTGTTTTAAGTTTTTAGAAGGCATAATAATagtaaatatgaccctaaacttgacactaaattataactttgaactttgacagtgcataaatatgacctttaattatacaaaacctgaacaaataacACTTTTATCCTATGTGGCAAAATGCGTGTGTACACGCAAATTTGAGCACGTCAGGCCTAATATTTGAGCCtcccaacaataaaaaaaaatggttaaatgactattatgcccttactaattcctttttatatatttaaatgactttttttctattattttttcattattttcagttcATTGATGAAAATgatatctaatttcttttgtcattgcgtaaaaagagcaatattgaagatttcttAATTAGGTGGGTCGGCCTCATACAGAAAAATCGCGcggtatctatatatattataaagaagagggcgaatttaagttatataatatatatataaatataatttatttaaatattaaattaaagatgaaacaatactaataataaaaaatatataattttaataaaacgttattaaattaacgttattaaaatgttttaataaaacgttattaagggcagtagtaatagtatattaaattaacgttattagaACATtgttaataaaacgttattaagggttgtaatagtagtatattaaattaacgttactaaattaatgttattaagatgaaaattttattaaaatattgtagtatattaaattaacattaataaaacattattaagattaaaattttattaaaatattgttgttgttgttattgtNNNNNNNNNNNNNNNNNNNNNNNNNNNNNNNNNNNNNNNNNNNNNNNNNNNNNNNNNNNNNNNNNNNNNNNNNNNNNNNNNNNNNNNNNNNNNNNNNNNNtattgttgttgttgttattgttattgttattattattattattattattattattattattattattattaataataataataataataataataattagtcgtgatagtagtagtagtatattgaTAGAAATAATAGTAGTACGCAATATGTagaagtataataataataatactagtagtagtagtagtagtagtagtagtagtacgcAATATGTagaagtataataataataataataataataatagtactagtagtagtaataaaaattaaattaaagatgaaacaatactaataataaaaaaatatataattttaataaaacgttattaaattaacgttattaaaatgttttaataaaacgttattaagggcagtagtaatagtatattaaattaacgttattagaacattgttaataaaaaattattaagggTTGtaatagtagtatattaaattaacgttattaaattaatgttattaagatgaaaattttattaaaatattgtagtatattaaattaacattaataaaacgttattaagattaaaattttattaaaatattgttgttgttgttattgttattattattattattattattattattattattattattattattattattattatttttaataataataataataataataataataattagtagtagtagtagtagtag
Coding sequences within:
- the LOC107878461 gene encoding G-type lectin S-receptor-like serine/threonine-protein kinase SD2-5 isoform X3 — protein: MTPILHRGNTGPRFLCGFACNFNVTECFFGVILFRTKNEWVNYPQLVWSANRDHPVNKDATLKLGQDGNLVLTDSNGTLVWSTNTASKSVAGLNLTEMGNLVLFDKRKRPIWQSFNHPTDSLLPGQNLDSGRKLVASISASNQSQGLFALTVLNGFWATYTDTDPPQYYYASRYPVSSYFSFDGQTLTALQYPNTSTAQFMKLGADGHLRIYQWDVVDWKEVSDILMPYAGNRGTCGYPMVCGRYGICSNNGQCTCPAEEKFFRPFSERKPDLGCSQLTSINCNSLQYHSFVELKNTTYFSFYFNHELSSSILWLEGKQLEDCKRACLSNCSCKAAVFEYDWNWNGTRRGNDWNETRRGNCLLLNEVFSLIDNEERKDKTVFLKVQNPSKAQTQSPIIPGGKKSRPFKVIIGATLAALFGIILSISSCFVIFKKRTYESRKSGDSLDLEPILPGILTRFSYNELKIVTQDFSRKLGQGGFGSVYEGMLSNGTKIAVKNLDGVGQVKESFLTEVKIVGGIHHINLVKLLGFCAEKSHRLLIYEYMVNGSLDRWITHVKQENGLTWQTRQRIISDIAKGLAYLHGDCSHKIIHLDIKPQNILLDQNFNAKISDFGLSKLIDKEKSKVVTRMRGTPGYLAPEWLRSEITEKVDVYAFGIVLLELLCGRKNLDWSQAEEDVHLLSVFRRKAEQQQLMDIVDKKNEDMQIHKEAVIERMSLAAWCLQGDFNKRPSMTLVVKVLEGLVSVETNLDYNFTSQPEVEARNHQMEATSGPKLPSVLSGPR
- the LOC107878461 gene encoding G-type lectin S-receptor-like serine/threonine-protein kinase SD2-5 isoform X2, whose translation is MLVEHKLGFPIRLFIYFLFCSSQFASSQLPWQYNTSLLNSTAGLSTSWTNRPSLTGNSTIVASRMTPILHRGNTGPRFLCGFACNFNVTECFFGVILFRTKNEWVNYPQLVWSANRDHPVNKDATLKLGQDGNLVLTDSNGTLVWSTNTASKSVAGLNLTEMGNLVLFDKRKRPIWQSFNHPTDSLLPGQNLDSGRKLVASISASNQSQAQFMKLGADGHLRIYQWDVVDWKEVSDILMPYAGNRGTCGYPMVCGRYGICSNNGQCTCPAEEKFFRPFSERKPDLGCSQLTSINCNSLQYHSFVELKNTTYFSFYFNHELSSSILWLEGKQLEDCKRACLSNCSCKAAVFEYDWNWNGTRRGNDWNETRRGNCLLLNEVFSLIDNEERKDKTVFLKVQNPSKAQTQSPIIPGGKKSRPFKVIIGATLAALFGIILSISSCFVIFKKRTYESRKSGDSLDLEPILPGILTRFSYNELKIVTQDFSRKLGQGGFGSVYEGMLSNGTKIAVKNLDGVGQVKESFLTEVKIVGGIHHINLVKLLGFCAEKSHRLLIYEYMVNGSLDRWITHVKQENGLTWQTRQRIISDIAKGLAYLHGDCSHKIIHLDIKPQNILLDQNFNAKISDFGLSKLIDKEKSKVVTRMRGTPGYLAPEWLRSEITEKVDVYAFGIVLLELLCGRKNLDWSQAEEDVHLLSVFRRKAEQQQLMDIVDKKNEDMQIHKEAVIERMSLAAWCLQGDFNKRPSMTLVVKVLEGLVSVETNLDYNFTSQPEVEARNHQMEATSGPKLPSVLSGPR
- the LOC107878461 gene encoding G-type lectin S-receptor-like serine/threonine-protein kinase SD2-5 isoform X1, which translates into the protein MLVEHKLGFPIRLFIYFLFCSSQFASSQLPWQYNTSLLNSTAGLSTSWTNRPSLTGNSTIVASRMTPILHRGNTGPRFLCGFACNFNVTECFFGVILFRTKNEWVNYPQLVWSANRDHPVNKDATLKLGQDGNLVLTDSNGTLVWSTNTASKSVAGLNLTEMGNLVLFDKRKRPIWQSFNHPTDSLLPGQNLDSGRKLVASISASNQSQGLFALTVLNGFWATYTDTDPPQYYYASRYPLGADGHLRIYQWDVVDWKEVSDILMPYAGNRGTCGYPMVCGRYGICSNNGQCTCPAEEKFFRPFSERKPDLGCSQLTSINCNSLQYHSFVELKNTTYFSFYFNHELSSSILWLEGKQLEDCKRACLSNCSCKAAVFEYDWNWNGTRRGNDWNETRRGNCLLLNEVFSLIDNEERKDKTVFLKVQNPSKAQTQSPIIPGGKKSRPFKVIIGATLAALFGIILSISSCFVIFKKRTYESRKSGDSLDLEPILPGILTRFSYNELKIVTQDFSRKLGQGGFGSVYEGMLSNGTKIAVKNLDGVGQVKESFLTEVKIVGGIHHINLVKLLGFCAEKSHRLLIYEYMVNGSLDRWITHVKQENGLTWQTRQRIISDIAKGLAYLHGDCSHKIIHLDIKPQNILLDQNFNAKISDFGLSKLIDKEKSKVVTRMRGTPGYLAPEWLRSEITEKVDVYAFGIVLLELLCGRKNLDWSQAEEDVHLLSVFRRKAEQQQLMDIVDKKNEDMQIHKEAVIERMSLAAWCLQGDFNKRPSMTLVVKVLEGLVSVETNLDYNFTSQPEVEARNHQMEATSGPKLPSVLSGPR